One Candidatus Bathyarchaeia archaeon DNA window includes the following coding sequences:
- a CDS encoding aldehyde ferredoxin oxidoreductase family protein gives MNLEKRGYMNRILTVNLTQEKFVEQRLDERVVYRLLGGKGLAIWLLYRMLKPGVNPLDPENILALATGPLNGTIAPCQKLCVASKSPATGTINDSYMGGGLGAELKFSGYDAMVITGRAEHPSMLIVDNGDVSVKRCESLWGMSTSAAERKVLEELGGDFKVAVIGPAGERMSPIAPVFSNLRSAGRGGLGAVMGSKNLKAIAMRGSKGVKVHDESMFERMVWIALRTLRMNEVTVRSLPMYGTDNILLTINETGALPTRNFQTGRFEGAETISGESYRSELWLRDFSCCLGCNIRCSKIMKVKRGGEEVYVDGPDYETIFSLGSNCGVSDKEAIAYANYLCDYYGIDTISVGNIIGFYMELYEKGYLKNEDLTIKPIFGDGEAVVMLTELIGKGEGVGKTLQMGVKSLAEKYPGSEKFAMHVKGLEMPGYEPRAAQGMGLCYAVSERGACHLRAYTAGVELCGYGGGADPLSYDRAKVQLAIDRQDEKAVVDSSVLCFFTLHGMKLKEVYQMVVSATGFEYKDPDELKKLGARVITLSRLFNVREGFSRKDDTLPYRCLEEPLPEGPARGQVVHLNEMLDEYYELRGWDHEGIPKKETISQIGLEEIV, from the coding sequence ATGAATCTGGAAAAAAGAGGATACATGAATAGGATTTTAACCGTAAACCTCACCCAAGAAAAGTTCGTTGAACAACGCTTAGATGAACGTGTCGTTTACAGACTTTTAGGCGGGAAAGGCTTGGCTATATGGCTTCTCTACAGGATGTTGAAGCCTGGTGTAAACCCCTTGGACCCTGAGAACATATTAGCGCTGGCCACAGGACCCTTAAACGGAACTATAGCGCCCTGCCAAAAGCTATGCGTCGCGTCTAAGAGCCCGGCAACCGGAACCATAAACGACTCTTACATGGGAGGTGGGCTGGGGGCAGAGTTAAAGTTCTCAGGATACGACGCGATGGTGATAACGGGAAGGGCGGAGCATCCTTCAATGCTGATCGTGGACAACGGGGATGTTTCGGTTAAAAGGTGTGAAAGTCTGTGGGGTATGAGCACCTCGGCCGCGGAGAGAAAGGTGTTAGAGGAGCTAGGTGGAGACTTTAAGGTCGCCGTAATAGGCCCCGCGGGTGAGCGAATGTCTCCAATAGCGCCTGTATTCAGCAACCTTCGATCAGCGGGGAGGGGGGGCCTAGGCGCCGTCATGGGATCGAAAAACCTGAAGGCCATAGCCATGAGAGGCTCCAAGGGCGTTAAGGTACATGATGAATCCATGTTCGAGCGGATGGTGTGGATCGCCCTCAGAACGCTTAGAATGAACGAGGTCACTGTTCGAAGCCTGCCCATGTACGGAACGGACAACATTCTCCTCACCATAAATGAAACAGGCGCCCTCCCAACCAGGAACTTTCAGACGGGCAGGTTTGAGGGAGCCGAAACGATCTCCGGTGAATCTTATAGAAGCGAGCTTTGGTTAAGGGACTTCTCCTGCTGCCTAGGCTGCAACATCAGGTGTAGTAAAATCATGAAGGTGAAGCGGGGCGGCGAGGAGGTTTACGTGGACGGCCCAGATTACGAGACAATATTCAGCCTAGGCAGCAACTGCGGTGTGTCCGATAAGGAAGCCATCGCGTACGCCAATTATCTATGCGACTATTACGGGATAGATACGATCAGTGTTGGAAACATCATAGGCTTCTACATGGAGCTGTACGAAAAGGGATATTTGAAAAATGAGGATCTAACCATTAAGCCCATCTTCGGCGACGGTGAGGCCGTGGTGATGTTGACGGAGCTCATCGGAAAAGGTGAGGGGGTGGGAAAAACCCTCCAGATGGGTGTGAAAAGTTTGGCGGAGAAGTATCCGGGAAGCGAAAAATTCGCCATGCATGTGAAGGGTCTTGAAATGCCCGGCTATGAGCCGAGGGCTGCCCAGGGGATGGGGTTATGCTACGCCGTATCGGAGAGAGGCGCCTGTCACTTGAGAGCGTACACAGCGGGCGTTGAGCTATGCGGATACGGAGGTGGCGCGGACCCCCTGTCCTACGATAGGGCGAAGGTTCAACTGGCCATCGACAGACAGGACGAGAAGGCCGTGGTGGACTCAAGTGTTCTATGCTTCTTCACCTTGCATGGGATGAAGTTAAAGGAGGTATACCAGATGGTCGTCTCAGCCACAGGCTTTGAGTATAAGGATCCTGATGAGTTGAAGAAGTTAGGAGCTCGCGTTATCACCCTCTCAAGGCTTTTCAACGTAAGGGAGGGATTCAGCAGAAAGGACGATACGTTGCCCTATAGGTGTTTGGAGGAGCCTTTGCCTGAGGGCCCAGCGAGAGGCCAAGTTGTCCACTTAAACGAGATGCTTGACGAGTATTATGAGCTTAGAGGCTGGGATCATGAGGGAATACCTAAAAAAGAAACGATCTCTCAGATCGGGCTGGAGGAGATAGTTTAA
- a CDS encoding 4Fe-4S dicluster domain-containing protein, with amino-acid sequence MEANSLRNAGKEIRLSRIIDPEDGKAVVVAADHGFMLGPIKGVVNLEETLIKVVEGRPDAVLLSPGQARRLNHLFKGRKAPALLVRADWTNAFRDKTYTLPARSIKRVAVANAKGALSLGASGIVTYYFIGHSEDETEAYNFQLTSIFARECEKLGLPFIVESLPFGERVTGANYAQLISVGMRIAVEAGADAIKTAYTGDVDSFRKAVSSAGVPVLVLGGAKARTLRDALEVVEEALMAGGSGVVFGRQVVQAEDPKTFVSSVRMVVHEGKSVRDIVSPYRGPVRLLVRAKNCVGCRECQAVCSFSHEGEISLKKSRIRVDVELPDKFMPFPCTLCGKCVDACPTQALTFNPELNYVELIVERCIGPKGCRKCVASCPFKVVGWNDDAKNPFICDMCKGNPRCVEYCPTDALLTAPIKGV; translated from the coding sequence ATGGAGGCTAACTCGTTGAGGAACGCCGGGAAAGAGATTAGGTTAAGCCGAATCATCGATCCTGAAGATGGTAAAGCCGTTGTAGTTGCCGCTGACCACGGTTTCATGCTCGGGCCCATAAAGGGAGTTGTAAACTTGGAGGAAACGTTGATTAAAGTGGTAGAGGGTAGGCCCGACGCCGTTCTGCTCAGCCCAGGCCAGGCTAGAAGGCTTAACCACCTGTTCAAAGGGAGGAAAGCGCCAGCGCTCCTTGTTAGGGCTGACTGGACTAACGCGTTCAGGGATAAAACCTACACGCTACCGGCTAGAAGCATAAAAAGGGTAGCCGTGGCTAACGCTAAGGGAGCGCTGTCCCTAGGAGCCTCGGGGATAGTTACCTACTATTTTATCGGGCATTCAGAAGATGAAACCGAGGCTTATAACTTTCAGCTCACATCCATTTTCGCCAGGGAGTGCGAAAAGCTAGGTCTCCCCTTCATCGTGGAGTCGTTGCCTTTCGGGGAGAGGGTTACTGGGGCTAACTACGCTCAGCTCATCTCTGTGGGTATGAGAATAGCGGTTGAAGCGGGGGCTGACGCCATCAAAACCGCTTACACAGGAGATGTGGATAGTTTTAGAAAGGCTGTGAGCTCCGCGGGTGTCCCGGTCCTCGTCCTCGGGGGGGCGAAGGCCAGGACCCTCAGGGACGCTTTAGAGGTCGTTGAGGAAGCCTTAATGGCTGGGGGATCAGGCGTGGTGTTCGGTAGACAAGTTGTTCAAGCTGAGGACCCTAAGACATTCGTCTCATCCGTGAGAATGGTGGTTCATGAAGGGAAAAGCGTCAGGGATATCGTCTCACCTTACCGTGGGCCTGTACGCCTCCTTGTGAGGGCTAAGAACTGTGTGGGGTGTAGGGAATGTCAAGCAGTCTGCAGTTTTTCCCATGAAGGCGAAATTTCTTTAAAGAAGAGCAGGATCAGGGTTGACGTTGAGCTGCCTGATAAGTTTATGCCGTTCCCATGCACCCTGTGTGGGAAATGTGTGGATGCATGTCCAACCCAAGCGTTGACCTTTAATCCTGAGCTCAACTACGTTGAGCTTATCGTAGAGCGATGCATCGGGCCTAAGGGATGCAGGAAATGCGTCGCATCCTGCCCCTTCAAAGTGGTGGGCTGGAACGACGACGCCAAGAACCCGTTCATATGCGACATGTGTAAAGGAAATCCGAGATGCGTGGAATACTGCCCCACAGACGCGTTGCTGACAGCGCCCATAAAAGGTGTTTAA
- a CDS encoding ATP-grasp domain-containing protein, translated as MRVALCYNKKPESSSQSQDESEDESDPPPGRVFPEAYAELDDEHTVKAVAKALSRAHEVQLVEADEKAYSKFLYNRPDIVFNIAEGFNGPHREAFIPSILEFLQIPYTGSDPLTLSICLDKVLTKQLLNYHGIPTPEFTSATSIQEIQATVKAWRNYPCIVKPVHEGSSIGVWSSSIAEDPEQLSAQMRKSITLYKQPVLVERLLLGREFTVGVLGNGDQAEILPVVEICFDNLPKTSRPIYSYEAKWIWDTPKNPLNIFKCPAPIDEALYESIRGVALKAYRSLRCRDWARIDIRLDREGRPNILEVNPLPGILPDPEDNSCMPKAARAAGIEYEDLILTVLRIACERYGIKTETPKDGKVSSQNGLNELSRRGV; from the coding sequence ATGCGTGTCGCGTTATGTTATAATAAAAAGCCAGAGTCAAGTTCTCAATCCCAGGATGAGTCAGAGGACGAATCGGATCCACCGCCCGGCAGAGTTTTCCCAGAAGCCTACGCTGAGCTGGACGACGAGCATACCGTTAAAGCGGTTGCAAAAGCGCTGAGCAGAGCCCACGAGGTGCAACTAGTTGAAGCGGATGAAAAGGCCTACTCAAAATTTCTTTATAACCGCCCGGATATAGTATTCAATATTGCGGAGGGCTTTAACGGGCCCCACCGGGAGGCGTTTATTCCATCGATCCTGGAGTTTCTTCAAATTCCCTACACGGGGTCGGATCCATTAACCCTCTCTATATGTTTAGATAAGGTATTAACGAAGCAGCTCCTCAACTACCATGGTATACCGACACCAGAGTTCACCTCAGCCACCTCAATTCAAGAGATTCAGGCCACTGTGAAAGCTTGGAGAAATTATCCATGCATCGTGAAACCTGTTCACGAAGGCTCCAGCATAGGGGTGTGGAGCAGCTCAATAGCCGAAGACCCTGAGCAGCTTTCAGCTCAAATGAGAAAAAGCATCACCTTATACAAGCAGCCTGTCCTCGTGGAACGACTCCTCCTTGGAAGGGAGTTCACGGTCGGCGTGCTGGGAAACGGAGACCAAGCGGAAATCCTCCCAGTAGTGGAGATTTGCTTCGACAACCTACCGAAGACCTCGAGGCCCATATACTCCTACGAAGCCAAGTGGATTTGGGATACTCCGAAAAACCCGTTAAACATCTTCAAATGCCCCGCCCCAATCGATGAGGCCCTATACGAAAGCATCAGGGGCGTGGCGTTAAAGGCTTACAGGTCTTTAAGGTGCCGTGACTGGGCGAGGATCGATATCCGATTAGACAGGGAAGGACGGCCAAACATCCTTGAGGTGAACCCGCTTCCAGGCATCCTACCGGACCCAGAGGATAATTCATGCATGCCCAAGGCCGCTAGGGCGGCTGGCATAGAATACGAAGACCTCATCCTAACTGTTCTACGCATCGCCTGCGAAAGATACGGAATAAAAACGGAAACCCCGAAGGATGGAAAAGTCAGTTCTCAAAATGGCTTAAATGAATTAAGTCGTCGAGGCGTATGA
- a CDS encoding KamA family radical SAM protein, whose protein sequence is MKLVGQMELNAQDKTALFQNVPESDWKDWRWQMRHRLKTLEELEKYFTLTEEEVKGVELATSRKTLPMAISPYFASLMDPGDPQCPLRKQGVPTEKEGMFQPSDMNDPLGEERDSPVPHLVHRYPDRVLLLVTNNCAMFCRYCTRRRIVGRIEEAGIEELEPAFQYIEGKRSVRDVLISGGDPLTLSTEKLERIIRRIREIKHVEIIRIGTRVPVTLPMRIDEQLTSMLKKYHPLWMSLHFTHPREITPQVEQACRRLADAGVPLGSQTVLLKGINDSPLIIRKLMHKLLTLRVRPYYLYQCDLAQGISHFQTPVETGLKIMESLRGHTSGYAVPTYVIDAPGGGGKIPIAPNYLISYGNGRAVMRNYRGEVYEYKEA, encoded by the coding sequence ATGAAATTAGTCGGACAAATGGAATTGAACGCCCAGGATAAAACAGCCCTATTCCAAAACGTTCCGGAAAGCGATTGGAAAGACTGGCGATGGCAGATGCGCCACAGGTTAAAAACCCTAGAAGAGCTTGAAAAATACTTCACCTTAACCGAAGAGGAGGTGAAAGGCGTAGAGTTAGCTACAAGTAGAAAAACGCTGCCAATGGCTATCTCACCTTACTTCGCGTCACTAATGGACCCTGGAGACCCCCAGTGCCCCCTGAGGAAACAGGGGGTCCCGACAGAGAAGGAAGGCATGTTCCAGCCCTCGGATATGAACGACCCCTTAGGCGAGGAAAGGGACTCCCCCGTCCCCCACCTTGTCCACCGCTATCCCGACAGGGTCCTCCTACTCGTAACAAACAACTGCGCCATGTTCTGCCGTTACTGCACTCGTCGACGAATCGTTGGGCGAATCGAAGAGGCGGGCATAGAGGAGCTGGAGCCCGCGTTCCAATACATTGAGGGGAAGAGGTCTGTTCGAGACGTGTTGATCTCAGGAGGTGACCCCCTCACGTTGTCCACTGAGAAACTGGAGCGAATCATTCGGAGAATTCGGGAGATAAAACACGTGGAGATCATTAGAATAGGAACAAGGGTGCCCGTCACACTACCCATGAGAATTGACGAACAGTTAACATCCATGCTTAAGAAATATCACCCCCTCTGGATGAGCCTCCACTTCACCCACCCCCGCGAGATCACCCCGCAGGTGGAGCAGGCATGCCGCAGACTCGCAGACGCCGGCGTACCCCTCGGAAGCCAAACCGTTCTCCTTAAGGGAATCAACGACTCTCCGCTCATCATCAGGAAGCTGATGCATAAACTGCTCACGCTCAGGGTGAGACCCTACTACCTCTATCAATGCGACCTCGCCCAAGGCATCTCCCACTTTCAAACCCCGGTGGAAACAGGTTTAAAGATAATGGAAAGCCTGAGGGGACATACATCCGGCTACGCAGTCCCCACATACGTGATAGACGCCCCGGGGGGAGGGGGAAAAATACCAATAGCACCAAACTACTTAATCTCGTACGGAAACGGAAGGGCTGTGATGAGAAACTACCGGGGCGAAGTATACGAGTATAAAGAGGCTTAA
- a CDS encoding GNAT family N-acetyltransferase, which translates to MFVAVLYNQPQPLPYGEEKDKISEDAVLEEVSDVQQALQNLGHQAILMPLTNDVPKLVKELSSTPLDCVFNLCEGAYGCSVHEMNVPSILELLRIPYTGSPSMALGCCLDKATAKRILIGAGLPTPSFTVAQTSVMPEKIPSYPLIVKPIREDGGRGVSRESVVYDEAALKERIRYVWEKYRQPALVERFIEGRELNVSLIGNSSPETLAISEVEFSGLQDGSPRILTYDGKWLEESREYAWTPVTCPASVEDSLRGRLEEISKKAFQILGCMGYARIDFRVDLKGRPYLIDVNPNPDISRKAGFANSAEKAGVPYPQLIQRIMDLAIERHSTLKPIQFVKIRKMVETDVPIVLNLLDMIPAFKRMEVTVAREVIEAYVKKPEGGDYSIYIAEHPESQVVGYVCFGPTPLTEGTYDIYWVAVEPRLHGQGVGGKLLRFAEQLIRSRGGRKIIVETSSKEEYEAARNLYEAHGFKEVAKISSFYAKGDDKIIYEKNLSNNN; encoded by the coding sequence ATGTTTGTAGCCGTCTTATACAATCAGCCTCAACCCCTCCCATACGGCGAGGAAAAGGATAAGATATCCGAGGACGCGGTGTTAGAAGAGGTTTCCGACGTACAGCAAGCCCTCCAAAACCTAGGACACCAAGCCATCCTGATGCCTTTAACAAACGATGTGCCAAAGCTCGTTAAGGAGCTCTCCTCTACACCGCTGGACTGCGTCTTTAACCTATGCGAAGGCGCTTACGGGTGCAGCGTCCATGAAATGAACGTCCCATCTATCCTAGAGTTGCTGAGAATCCCTTACACAGGCTCCCCTTCAATGGCCTTAGGATGCTGCCTAGACAAGGCGACGGCAAAACGCATACTCATCGGCGCAGGTCTCCCCACTCCCAGCTTTACTGTTGCCCAGACATCTGTTATGCCTGAGAAGATCCCCTCGTACCCTTTGATCGTCAAGCCAATCAGGGAAGATGGGGGTAGAGGCGTCTCTAGGGAAAGCGTCGTATACGATGAGGCGGCGCTCAAGGAGAGGATCCGATACGTGTGGGAGAAATACCGTCAACCCGCCTTGGTGGAAAGATTCATCGAGGGAAGAGAGCTGAACGTTTCCTTGATCGGCAACAGCTCTCCGGAAACGTTGGCCATATCCGAGGTGGAGTTCTCAGGGCTTCAAGACGGATCCCCGAGAATCCTCACCTACGATGGAAAGTGGCTTGAAGAAAGCCGCGAATACGCCTGGACGCCTGTTACCTGCCCAGCGAGCGTAGAAGATTCGTTAAGAGGAAGGCTTGAAGAAATCTCGAAAAAAGCCTTTCAAATCCTCGGTTGCATGGGATACGCGAGGATAGATTTCAGAGTTGATCTTAAAGGGCGACCGTATCTCATAGACGTAAATCCTAACCCTGACATTTCAAGAAAGGCTGGGTTCGCCAACTCAGCTGAGAAAGCCGGCGTCCCCTACCCTCAGCTAATACAGAGGATAATGGACCTCGCCATCGAACGGCATTCAACCCTCAAACCGATTCAGTTCGTTAAGATTCGAAAGATGGTGGAAACCGACGTTCCAATAGTGCTAAACCTTTTAGATATGATTCCGGCGTTCAAGAGGATGGAAGTCACCGTTGCTAGGGAGGTCATCGAAGCGTACGTCAAAAAGCCTGAGGGCGGAGACTACTCCATCTACATCGCCGAGCACCCTGAGAGCCAAGTTGTCGGATATGTTTGCTTCGGCCCGACCCCTCTAACAGAGGGAACCTACGACATCTACTGGGTCGCGGTAGAACCCAGACTCCATGGCCAAGGCGTCGGAGGAAAACTATTAAGGTTCGCTGAACAGCTCATAAGGAGTCGGGGAGGAAGAAAAATCATCGTCGAAACCTCTTCGAAAGAAGAATATGAGGCGGCTCGAAACCTATACGAAGCGCACGGGTTTAAGGAGGTGGCTAAAATATCGAGCTTCTACGCTAAGGGAGACGACAAAATAATCTACGAAAAGAACCTATCAAACAATAATTAG